Genomic DNA from Schistocerca gregaria isolate iqSchGreg1 chromosome 4, iqSchGreg1.2, whole genome shotgun sequence:
ggaggtcctgtacgtgcctttctggatacagaaatgttcgaatgctaccctggccagcacattctccagatctctcaccaattgaaaacgtctggtcaatgatggccgagcagctggctcgtcacaatacgccagtcactactcttgatgaagtgtggtatcatgttgaagctgcatgggcagttgcacctgtacacaccatccacgttctgtttgactcaatgcccaggcgtatcaaggccgttattacggccagaggtggttgttctgggtactgattcctcaggatctatgcacgcaaactgcatgaaaatgtaattacatgtcagttctagtataatatatttgcccaatgactacccgtttatcatctgcatttcttcttgatgcagcaattttaatggactgtagtgTAGATATCATTGCAGCATGAGGACACGTCAAAAACTAACGGACAGGCAGACTTTCAAGAACGGAAACAAGCTCATCATGACCgcatggccaaccgggcgggccaaaATAAGGGTCATGTGACACTGTCAACATCAAGGTTGTATCAGTTAGAGCTCAAGTACAatttaagggaggaaaaaaaagaaGCGCCACTAACGAATTATTGAAATTTGACGGAAATCGCTAGATCGATGTGCATGCACAGGGGCTTGTAGAAAAATTAgacgatttattcaggagaaagaccttcaaaaactgagcaagtcagcaATGGATGGGTTGGTCCACGTGTGGCCCCTGTGGTCTGGGTATTAACTGACAGAGCTGACGAATGTCCTCCTTAGAGACGTCGTGCCACATTATGTCAAAACCCTAGCATGCTGGAGGGGGGCAGCTAATAATGCTCCAAACCTTGTCAGTTGTGGAGAAATCCGGTGACCTTGctagtcaaggtagggtttggaaagcacgaagaaaagctgtagaaactctcaccgagtgcgggcgggcattatcttgccgaaatgtaagcccaggatggtggGGTGTACaatgtcgtcaacgtaccgctgtgctgtaacgctgtcgtggatgacaaccaaaagggtcctgctatgaaattttTAATAGCCATCCGGAACATCACTCCTGGCTGTAGGGCCATGCGGCGGGCGACATCCAGGTTGGTCCCCCACAACTCTTTGAgcttctccagacatgtcttccctTGTCGTGGGGACTCCATTGTAAGCTGGTCTCATCACTGAAGTCATACCAAGCCGACTATCGCCTACCGTACGACCCGACatctaggagtgatggtctgggggccacttcttttcatagcaggagctCATTGGTTGCCACCCGCGGCAGCCGTATAAGACGGTGGTACGTCGGCGATGTTCTATGCTCCGTTTTGTTGCCTCTCATAGCCAtccggggcttacatttcagcaagacaatgtccgCTCGCACATGcgggtgtttctactgcttgtctttgcgcTTCCAAACCCTATTTTGGCcaacaaggtcaccggatctctcgccAATAGAGGACGTTTGAAGCTTAATGGGCAGGGCTATTCCatcagctcgggattttaacgatcCAACGCATCAGTTGGATTCCATGAtaccctcaggaggacatacaacaacaTTAGTAATCAATTACAAGCCAAATAACTGGTCTCATGAAGGTTAGAGGTGGagcaacgcgttgttgacttgctaaatttgtaaggctttttctcttgattaaattatctttttttttcaggaattgtgtttgtctgtacacgtacatcaaatctaccgatttccatcccattcagaaaTTCGGTTAATTCCTTCGTGCTGCTTAGTCTTTTTCTTTATTTCCCCTTGGAGTGTATTAATACTGCACGTTTCCGACccttccacaatttttttttttttgtaatcagacTTACAGAAGTAAAACTGTAGCACAAATTATAGTAGAAATTCAAATTTATAGGGTCATAAACATTAACAGACACATCTTACATATTATATGGCCAAACCATTTTCAGAAGTGGCACAATAAATTAACTATACTATAACTGCCAATTAATTATCTACGAGATGCTTGCAGTAATGAAGGgggcagtcgaatgaaaacgagacatatggaaaaagtaagtaaaatatttGATATTTCATATATAATCACAAacgctgttaatatatttatcccattgtgagccCAGGCACTCACGCCTTCATCGGAAATTGTtttcggttgcctacggaaccacgattgtacATAGGCGtgaacctcttcgtccgaagcaaatttaCGGCCATGAGTGTCTTTCTCTAGGACTCCACAAGTATGGAAATCTCGGGTGGAGAGATCGAGACTATATGAAGAGTGTATAAGTGCTTTCCAGAGGAATTTCTTCAACGtaacgaaacaaccttggcaaagtGTCTGCCCGCGAGTACATTCATGATTCCAGAGGCAACTTAACAGTTGGATGAATGTATTAACAATTAATgacgattacatttgaaataataaacggtttacttctttccacctgtcttacatttgactgccccttacattgttaaaagctttcacgCGACAGCCCCAAGTAATTGATAAAGCTATGAAATTACGGTTGTCCTGGCGAGGAAGTTCACCAGATCTCCCTCCAGTTCAGCACGTACGGGACATGTTTAAGGACGAACTCACACGTTCTCCACTGCCTGCGATACCAGTTACCGAATTGAAACAAAAGGAGCAAGATGCATTGGTCAGTCTACCATAGGATGCCATTCGCTACGTATATGATCGTTTACATGCCAAAACACACGCCTGTGATCCCGACAGAAGGAGTACGCTGTGTACTAATGGGACTGTTTGAGCGCCCTTTACCGTGAAGtttctgtttcatttgacctgCATTTGTTACTGTATAATCATACAATTATGAACTACCCGTCACTTCACTTGTCAATAACATGACCTGGCCCCTGAGAGTGCTACATTTTTCCCGGCTGTATATGATACTCAAGATCTCTTGATTCTGAATAAAGTCCATTATTTTCTTGACATCTATTTTCTGTTGTAGCTGATACTGTAAATAAATGCGCTGTAGGATGTGAAAAATCTGCGAACCCGCCAGCACGAGGTAAATAACACATGTCATTCCACTTCACAGATAATTTGAAATGACTGGGTATGTGATTACAAACTGGAGGTTTTAAAGTAGACAATAAGTACGGATTCTAGGTGCTGAAATCTCCATATAACTTTTTTTTACAGACATTACCTTTTTTGGCTTGTTGCGGAAATTTCTTGCATTTATCATTGTTCTCACATTTACATTTGTATGTTATGTATCAAATCTGAACCATTATAATTACTGGGAGTAGCAATGTATAACCACTTTTTGCGTTAGATGGAATGGGAGTATGAGCAAATTCCATTCCCACGTCATCGGTCGTCAACCCCTTCAGTGCTATCGTCCGACACACAATGAGTTGGCGTCCCTtcaaatattatacactcctggaaatggaaaaaagaacaatttgacaccggtgtgtcagacccaccataattgctccggacactgcgagtcggctgtacaagcaatgatcacacgcacggcacagcggacacaccaggaaccgcggtgttggccgtcgaatggcgctagctgcgcagcatttgtgcaccgccgccagtttgccgtggcatacggagctccatcgcagtctttaacactggtagcatgccgcgacagggtggacgtgaaccgtatgtgcacttgacggactttgagcgagggcgtatagtgggcttgcgggaggccgggtggacgtaccgccgaattgctcaacacgtggggcgttaggtctccacagtacatcgatgttgtcgccagtggtcggcggaaggtgcacgtgcccgtcgacctgggaccggaccgcaagacgcacggatgcacgccaagaccgtaggatcctacgcagtgccgtaggtgaccgcaccgccacttcccagcaaattagggacactgttgctcctggggtatcggcgaggaccattcgcaaccgtctccatgaagctgggctacggtcccgcacaccgttaggccgtcttccgctcacgccccaacatcgtgcagcccgcctccagtggtgtcgcgacatgcgtgaatggagggacgaatggagacgtgtcgtcttcagcgatgagagtcgcttctgccttggtgccaatgatggtcgtatgcgtgtttggcgccgtgcaggtgagcgccacaatcaggactgcaaacgaccgaggcacacagggccaacacctggcatcatggtgtggtgagcgatctcctacactggcagtacacctctggtgatcgtcgaggggacactgaatagtgcacggtacatccaaaccgtcatcgaacccatcgttctaccattcctagaccggcaagggaacttgctgttccaacaggacaatgcacgtccgcatgtatcccgtgccacccaacgtgctctagaaggtgtaagtcaactaccctggccagcaagatgtccggatcagtccaccattgagcatgtttgggaatggatgaagcgtcgtctcactcggtctgcacgtccagcacgaacgctggtccaactgaggcgccaggtggaaatggcatggcaagccgttccacaggactacatccagcatctctacgatcgtctccatgggagaatagcagcctgcattgctgcgaaagatggatatacactgtactagtgccgacattgtgcatgctctgttgcctgtgtctatgtgcctgtggttctgtcagtgtgatcatgtgatgtatctgaccccaggaatgtgtcaataaagtttccccttcctgggacaatgaattcacggtgttcttatttcaatttccaggaagtgTATTTTCTATAACGTACCAATTGTTTAGGTGTATCATTTAGATTCCCTACAATTCCTCTAGTTAGACTGTGTCAGGGAAGCGCGTGTAATacgtatatttaaaatatttttctttaaagttTCATTACTTTCAGTTTTGCTGTTCTTTTATCATGTTGTGTGAAATTCAGAACATAAGTTTTCGTTTTCTTTGAAACCTTATTTATGACAGACATAagaatttaagaaaaaatttaagaaaaaattccTTTTAAGTGGCAGGATAAGTAAGGTGGCCATATCCTCGGAGACCTCAGCTGTCACCCCATATTTTTATTAAAGCCCAGATGATTAAGGAATTCTTTGAATATCCACATTGGCATTCAACTCAGTGCTCCTCTAATGTAGCTGTTTGCTCATAAAAGTACCCTGAAGAAAATAATTTGTACAGAAGAAGATCAGATGTTTTGACGACCACGGAAAAGGCGCTTGTTTGTTGCCTTGTTGCTGTCAGTCCCTGCGAGTGTCCCATATGATTATGACGTTGAAGCGCAGGTGGTGTACCCGGGGGAAACAACGCCAAGTGACTGCCGATCAGACGGTAGCAGTGGAGGGACTGGCCACGGGTGGAATGGGAGTGTGAGCAGGAAAGTCACCGCACAAGGAGCGAGACGCTCAACTATGGCTTGTTGCAATCTTGAAGGTAAAAAAGAACTCATTATTGTCACGCTCCAGTAACCATGTTTACAATCATAGAAGATGGATCATGGTACACTTTGAGCAAAACGACTGTGGGAGTCAGTGCTCACGTATAAATACTGGACTTTGGAGATAATTTCACTAATATTTCATTTTGCTGTCAGATTAGACAACACAAGATTAAAACCGTTgtctaaataaaagtaaaaattgacATTTACGGGGGTTGTAAACAACAACAGACAGTTCTTATACGGCAGAACAAACTTTCGGAAGTGGTGCTATTAACTAAATATACTACCGTGGCCAATTTTCCGTGCGCGATATTCATGCAGCAATACTATACATGTCTTACTATGGCAAGTAACGATGCAGCCACCAAAAAGCATTATAAATGGAGATAAACTATATTGATTACGAAAAGCTGACTGACAAAGGATAGAAAGAAATGGATCCTGCGCCATTGGGGAAATCTGAACAGCAATATCCACGCCGAGTCTCCTGGATGGCTTACCTTCACACCTTGAAAGGACCTGGCACCGGATTGTCTGGCGACGCTGTGGTGTAAGGTGAGAATGCAGCTCTTGTATTCTGCTGTGATGCCAGGAAAGATAAGTGTCCATCTGCCGACACGTAGTACAGCCGCGGTCACCAACACTGGATACTCCGATGACCCCATTTCAGATTGAAGAAGAGTCAGTCACTTGCACCACCGTTTGATCTGCCACCAGTCGAAGAACTGCAAGACTTGCTCACTGAGGAGGTAAATATGAAGTTTTCTGATTTTATCCATAGTGCACTCTTCACACCGCAAAGTTTTGAGACATCTCTCTTTAGTTCAGTTAAGGATAAGTGTTAGTTTCTCAGGGAGGAAACGACGCAcctcttttcaaatattttcagctacatttgtAACCAAATAATCAGTTCGTCTTATATACAACATTGGCGGACAAACCAAAACATTTGATTAGGCGCACATGTCAACAGTTTAATTCCTGAGTGTCTAATTGTGACGTTGAGATGCACAACACCGAATATGTGTATACACATAAATACATGTaagatatacatatgtacatatatttATACATGCACAGACTTACTCAGACAACATTTACACCTACTACAACATGCATACCCGTGTCGCTACAGCGAATGACTACTTTCGCAGATTCGCGACCGCATACAAACACTAGAGCTTCTGAAAATGCAGTTTGGTACGAACGTTTTTACGCGCTGGGCGGAGGGTTTTGTTGTATACAGGTCAAAGAACAAATCCTTTGAAATTTCAAAGGACTTTGAGTGGCAAGTCTCATTTCTAAGCAAACTCTCGGCTACATGGCTCACAAAAATCTAAGAAACATCGAACAAGCTCTTATATACGCGGTGAGAGGACTAAATGAAACATAAAGAGCTATTTTCCTATTCTGCATTTCTGTCTACAGAAATAAGTACCCGCGACAATGGAATTAAATAGTTATTAAAGGTTTTGACGTGCTTTAATACGAAACAAACAAGGAAATAGTTTATACAGGTGCCTCACAGAATTTGTAATCACTGCTGTCAACCACAAAGTATCTTAACGGCCAACAGAACCGATTAACTGTAACCCGATATGCTGTACGGTTTTTACCATATTCTTCTGAAGTCCAGCAAAGTGAGATTAAATAGGGAACCATGACACTCCAAGGCTTATTAGTCCATGAAATAGGAATATGAATCAGTTAAATTTCTCaagcaattaacagacttttacagaatgaatttttattTTGCAGCCGACTGTGCTCCGATTTGGAATTTcgtagcatattaaaactgtgcgtAGAATCAGTTTCTAGTGCAGAAGACGAGTAGATTTACAATGACAGATGTAGTTTTAGAGAAATAAGGAAATAAGAGTAGCTGTCGACTTAACTGGCATCTAGTTATTCTGCTTTCATAAACCTGAAGGACCCTTTGGACTAGGCAAACGGTTTCTAGTACGGTTACTGGACCGAGAGTATCTGTACAGAAACAAACTGAAAACATTACGTCCTGCTGCCAGCTCTGATATTGCTCTTAAACGCTGTATGTCACCATTACAGTCGTGAAAGAGAAGAGATGAGCAGTATCCACAGACAACGACTGTTGCTTGGTCAGCAAAAGAAGTGATACTGTCTCCAGAATgttattgtttcttttatttttgaaattaacagcttaagattttgaaagaggatgagagagCGCTACTGCTTTGTGGAATAAGACGAGTGTTCAGAATGTAGAATGCAGTGCCTGCTTCGTTCGAAGTTATACAACACCGAGTGCAGAATGTATGTAGCGTTGGGGGATGATGGCTCGCGAGGTGACCAAGTATCATAGATTGAAGTAAGTCATTAAATTTAAAGTGGTGGGTTAAATGTATATGTCACAACTACAGCAAAAATACGATCAAAACGGATTGAAAATACTGGGAAATATTCCGAGTAGTGTCTACGAGTGATTTCAGTGTGAGGCTAGGATTACTGTATGGCGTTAACTCTAGCCGTTCCCGACCTGCTAGAACGAGCTTTTCCGGCGGACCGTCATCTTAAATGAACTGCCGTGTCACCGAAGATAGAATTTGTCCGAATATGTTTGGCGGGGAATCACTCAGAAATAATGAGTCTTAGGCTGCTTCATAAAAATCTCGTATCTGATCCCGATCAGAGGAATTTTGTACGCTTATTTCGACGTCTTGAGGCATTAGTGATTCAAAAATGTTGTTCCCTGCATCTGAAGTTTTTTCTAGTCTTTGTTCCGGAAACCTATAGCTGTTAGAAAGACTCAATGAAATCTTACTCGCTCTTAGGACCAAAGTGACGATTGTTTTCCATCCGAAGGGCTCGGGGTGTTCTTTGAAAAAATTAGAACATACTACTTACACTTTTGCATGTGAAAGTTGgaaaatatcaagagcttagacatCAAGGATAACTTACttcgtttgaaacattttctctgcTAACATCAACATTGACAGCAGCTTATTTAAAGAACTTGATATTCCAGTTCCGGCCGTAGACATTTCGGTTGTATGATGGAGACTTTCATAGCCTTTATTTTCATCCTTGGTGGTTTTCTTTAACATAAGCATCAGGCCGTCGTGTAAGGCACGATCCCGCACCAAAGCAGATGTACACAGAATTTCTTGCAGCTACGGTAAGTGTATAttgcaaacagtaaaggaagcaTTAAGTTCCTGCTTAGAGAACAGAGGACTGATTGTCACATGAGCAACATGCATAAATGATCAGTTGCAATAgcaccaaatgttttttttttttggatactaTAGTTTCATCATCATCCAATCATTACTGTGTTAGGATGTACAGGGATACAATAGAAATCCAAAAGCAGGAAAGCAACTTTAATAGAAATAAGATGCGAGCCTTAAGGCTAATTAAAGGAAACAGAACCAGCTATTCCGCAGTACAAGCACCAAATAGCACGTGGGCGTCCCTCTGCAATCATAATCGGCAGTATAACGACGTCACGACCCGACTTTTGCGCTGTGACGTATAAACAGTTAGGTATCTATAGCTTGCCTAATTGAGAAAATACGGATGTCTCCAGCGTTATTAAACGAATGATTGGGCACGGAAATATGCATTGGACCAAGGTCTAACGATCGTAAAACAAATATACCCTGAATCTTGAATTTCCGTACGTCCCTCTTCTAGTGGGCTCTAGACGGCTGTTACATTTATATGTAGTAACGTTAACACCATTAACTGCATCCACTGGAGTAATTTACAGAAATCTGATTTCCGTGTCACAATAGTTTCATGCCCCTCTATTGGTCTGGGTAATTAGGTTTACAAAGGGAagtcatttccatattttttgtggaAGACCCAGACACTATCGGCGTCAGCAAAACTCCACACATGACAAATAGGTTGTGGAGTTTTGAGGATGCCTATGGTTTCCGggccttcttaaaaaaaaaaaaaaaaaaaaaaaaaaacgggggggggggggggggggagtggcgatATTTCCTTTGATTACCTGGGCTCACACAGGGGCATGAAAATCGTAATACAGAACCAGTTGCATATATGCATATAAATGAAACCAATAATACAGCTCATGGCGTTAACTGTGCTACATAGAACGTTGTCGAATATTTCATGGAGTCTTCTAGGTGCAAAACTTACTGCCAAGAATCAGCTAGACCTACTGTGTAACCAAAGGTCTGAGAAAAGATAGCGAGCTACTCAATTCCACACTGTAATGGGGCGGGGAACAAGGCTCTATCCGACGGCACTGTTGACTCAGTTTCTACACTTTCTAGTTGACGGGCAGCGACTTCGCTGTTCTGAGGCGCTCTGTAGTGGGTGAGCGATCTACGCAAAGTTATAGTCTCTTGGTGTACATGACTTACACGTTTTCGATTTTTCTTCTCCTTATTTATACAATAATAGACATAGACTTACTACTTAAAGTAGTATTAGGTGCAAAATATACAATTAGCCGTTAAAAGTTTCGTATCATTCCCTGCAGTACAAAATACTAGGCGTCTACCGAACTGCAGACACAGAGCGGGGCGTCGTTTCCTCCCCGGTAAGGGGCGCGCGGCGGCGCTTAGAAGCCGAAGTCGCCGCCGCAGTCCATCCCGTAGTCGCCGTCGTCGAACCCAAGGTCGGCGTAGTCCTCGTGCACGTACGTGGCCGAGTGGTGCTCGTTGTTGATGACGGTGTTGTTGACGTCGTAGTGGTTGTGCACGTGCACGTCGCTGGCGGCGTGGTGCCAGCCCCAGCCGTGGCCCCAGTTGGTGAGCGCCGCGCCCATCATCAGCCCCGTCGCGAAGTCGGCGCCGCCGTTGCCGCCCACGTAGTGGTCGCGGTCGCGCACCACGATGGTCGTGTTGCCGGCCGGGGCCGGCGCCGGCAGGTAGCCGTTGGCCGCGCCCACCGGCACCGGGGCGGTGAAGGCGCCCGCGCCCACACCGccaccgacgccgacgccgactccGCCGCCGACGACGCCGACGCCGCCCACGGTCGCCAGGGGTGACGACAGCAGTGCCGAGTGCTGCTGGTGCGCGTATGGAGGCGGCACCTCGCCCGGCATTGCTGCGACAGACCACATCGTCAGTCACCACATATATACGTGCTGTGCACATGTAGCGTGTGCAGGTATAATCTACAGGGAAATGAAACCGTTGGAAATTGAAATTATAGAGCAGTCAcatcttgttgttattgttgtggtcttcagtccatagacttgtTTTatacagctctgcatgctactctatccttgtgcaagctttttcatctcccaataactactgtaacctacatccttctgaatctgtttagtgtattcatctcttagtctctaggatttttatcctccacgctgccctccagtactaaattcgtgatcccttgatgccttacaaTATGCCCtaccagagtgtgtgtgtgtgtgtgtgtgtgtgtgtgtgtgtgtgtgtgtgtgtgtgtgtgtttgaggtttacgggcgctaaacagcgtggtcatcagcgcccacctaccagccgatcccttcttctagtcaagttgtgccacaaatttctcttctctccaactcaattcaatacctcttcattagttatgttatctacccatctaatcttcagcattcttctgtagcaccacattttgaaagcttctcttatcttcttgtctaaattatttatcatccacgcttcacttccatacatggctacactccatacaaatactttcagaaacgacttcctcactcttaaatctatcctcgatgttaaaaaattctcttcttcagacatgctttccttgccattgccagtctacattttatatcctctctaattcgatcatcatcagttattttgctccccaaatggcaaaactcctttctactttaagtgtctcatttcctaatctaattccggcagcatcacccgatttaattcgattacattccattatcctcgttttgcttttgatgatgttcatcttacacccttctctcaagacactgtccattccctccaactgctcttccaggtcctttgctgtctctgacagaattacaaggccaatccagatttttatttcttctccatggactgtaattcctactccaaatttttcttctgtttcctttactgcttgctcaatacactgattgaatagcatcgggtgtaggctacaaccctgtctcactcccatccaaaccactgcttccctttcatgtccctccactcttatatctgccatatgtttctgtataaattgtaaataacttttggctccctgtattttacccctgtcaccctcagaatttgaaaaagagcattccagtcaatattgtcaaaagctttcctaagactacaaatgctaaaaacgtaggtttgtttttccttaatctattttctaagtcgtagggtcagtatatgcCTCACGCGTTTcctatatttctacgaaatccaaactgatctttcccgatgtcggcctctactagttttcccattcgtctgtaaagaattgttagtattttgcagccgtgacttattaaaataccagttaggtaattttcacatttatcgacacctgctttctttgggattggaattattatattgttcctgaagtctgagcgtatttcgcctgtctcagacatcttgctcactagatggtagagtttagttagGCCTGGCTCTTCCAGGGCTATCATTagctctaatgggatgttgtcaatTCCTGTggacttgtttcgacataggtctttcagtgctctgtcaaactcttcacgcagtatcgcatctcccatttcatcttcatccacattctcttccatttctataatactgtctttaagaacatcgcccttgtatagaccctctatatactccttccacctttctgctttcctttctttgcatagaactggatttccatctgagcttttgatattcatgcaagtcgttctcttttctccaaaggtctctttaattttcctgttgacagtatctatcttacccttagtgatatgtgccaataaatccttacatttgtcatctagtcaTCCCtgattagtcattttgcacttcctgtcgatctcatttttgagacttttgtattccttttcgcttgcttcatttactgcaatatattttctcctttcatcaattaaaatcaatatctcttcttttgcccaaggatttctattaaccctcgtctttttacctacttgatcctctgctaccttcactatttcgtctctcaaagctacccattcttcttctactgtatttctttcccccattcttgtcaatcgttcccttatgctctccctgaagctctctacaacctctgcttctttcagtttatccaggt
This window encodes:
- the LOC126268031 gene encoding uncharacterized protein LOC126268031, whose amino-acid sequence is MCTPLCGDSEDAEAPSGMVKQVKGGYLLRYKKRLFGKAWREEWVVLYDDSTLAWFKEKGRGQPEGSVRVKDAPEMMAVSQWTARIPGRPDLPSGCHVVQLMAFGTRRRDKVHWLLAQSEQEVNDWMTAISNTLPPPPQPPDEKCTSTPKLMDPMAPRLPHGPYYSMPGEVPPPYAHQQHSALLSSPLATVGGVGVVGGGVGVGVGGGVGAGAFTAPVPVGAANGYLPAPAPAGNTTIVVRDRDHYVGGNGGADFATGLMMGAALTNWGHGWGWHHAASDVHVHNHYDVNNTVINNEHHSATYVHEDYADLGFDDGDYGMDCGGDFGF